Genomic DNA from Streptomyces sp. NBC_01571:
CTGTTCGCCGACATCGACGACGCGACGCCGCCGGGCGCGATCATCGCGTCGAGCTCGTCGGGCATCACGATGAGCGTCATCCAGGCCGAGTGCCGGAATCCGCAGCGCACCCTCATCGGGCATCCCTTCAACCCCCCGCACATCATCCCCCTCGTCGAAGTCGTCGGCGGAGCGAAGACCGCCCCGGAGACCGTCCGGGACGCCATGTCCTTCTACACCGCGATCGGCAAGAAGCCGATCCACCTCAAGAAGGAGCTCCCCGGTCACGTCGCCAACCGGCTGCAGGCCGCGTTGTACCGCGAGGTCGTCCATATGATCGATCAGGGGGTGCTGGACGTCGCGGACTCCGACGACGCGGTGTCCTGGGGTCCAGGACTCAGGTGGGGTGTCATGGGCCCCAACCTGCTGTGGCATCTCGGCGGAGGCGCGGGCGGCATCCAGCACTTCATGGAGACCCTCATGCCGGGTATGGCCGGGATGTGGCGGGAACTGGGCGATCCGGAACTCACGCCCGAGCTCAAGGAGAAGATCGTCGGCGGGGTGCTGGAGGAGGCGGACGGCCACTCCGTCGACGAACTGGCCGCCCAGCGGGACGCGATGCTGCTCAGTCTGCTGGCCGTGCGGGCATCCGGCCCGCCCGCCGACACCCTCGGCCTCGGCGGGCAGGCATGAGACCGCACGCGTCATCCCCGGGGCGGCGGGCCCTCGCCCGGGAGGAGGAACCGTGACAGATCGGCGGCAGAAACTGTTCGTGCTCGAACTCAGCGGTGACGGCCGCGTGTTCTCGGTGAACCCCGACGGCACCGACAAGCGGATCGTCGTCTCGGGATGCAGGTTCCCCGATGGTGTGGCCGTCGACGCCGAGGCGGGGCACGTCTACTGGACGAACATGGGTTCCCCGCCGGTCGACGACGGCTCGATCGAGCGTGTCGACCTGGACGGAGGCAACCGGACGACGATCGTTCCCGACGGCGGCACGCACACGCCGAAACAGCTGCACCTCGAGGCCGTCGGCCGCAAGCTCTACTGGGGTGACCGCGAGGGGATGCGCGTCATGCGCTGCGACCTCGACGGCTCGAACCTCGAGACGCTCGTACAGACGGGCCGGACGGACAGCGACCGGCGCGACGAGACCAGGTGGTGCGTCGGAGTCGCCGTGGATCCTGACGGCGGGCACCTGTACTGGTCGCAGAAGGGACCGAGCGACGCGGGACTGGGGAAGATCCTCCGGGCCGGGATCGACCTGCCCGCCGGCGAGTCCCCGGCCGGCCGGAGCGACATCGAGGTGCTGCTCCAGGGGCTGCCGGAGCCGATCGACCTGCAGCTGGACCTGACGGAACGCACGCTGTACTGGACCGACCGGGGGGACCCGCCGCGAGGCAACTCCGTGAATCGCACGCCGGTGGATCCGCCCGGCGGGCAGCGGGAGCCCGAGATCCTGTGGACGCACCTGATGGAAGGCATCGGCATCGCTCTCGATCTGGACGACGGCCGCATGTTCGTGACCGACATGGCCGGGACCGTCTACGCGGCCGACCTCGACGGGTCGAGCCGCCGGGAGATCCTCATCGCGCAGGGCAACCTCACCGGGATCGCCCATGCCGTGCTTCCCGCCGAGGAGCCGTAGCCACGGGTCGCCCGGCAGTGGGCGGGTGACGCCGCCACCGCGGTCCCGAAGCCGAAGGCCGCCACGAACACCCCGAGCCGTCAACGGTCAACAGCCAAGCCCGGGCGGCGAGACAAGGAATGTCCGACATGAACACCGAACCCCCCACCGACACCCCGACCGGCACTCCCACCGTGCGCACCGAAGAGCACGGCGCGGTCTTCGTGATCACGATAGACCGACCGAGGGTACGCAACGCTGTCGACGGCGCCACCGCGCGGGCCCTGGCAGACGCCTTCGACCGACTCGACGCCCGCGACGACCTGCTGGTCGGTGTGCTCACCGGTGCCGGCGGCACCTTCAGCGCGGGCATGGACCTCAAGGCGTACGCGGCCGGAGACACCCCGATCATCCCGGGGCGGGGCTTCGCCGGACTCACCCGGACCCCGCTTCGCAGCCCGCTCATCGCGGCCGTCGAGGGCTGGGCGCTGGGCGGCGGCACCGAGATGGCCCTCGCCTGCGACATGATCGTGGCAGCCCAGGACGCCACCTTCGGCCTCACCGAGGTGACGGTCGGCCTGGTCCCCCCTGAAGGCGGAATCGTGCGTCTGCCCGAACGCATCCCCCGCAACATCGCCGTCGAGGTCCTCCTCACCGGCGATCCCCTGCCCGCCGAACGGGCCCATCAGCTCGGCCTCGTCAACCACCTCACCCCCTCCGGCGAGGCGCTCGCCAAGGCCGTGGAGATGGCTCACCGCATCGCACGGAACGCGCCGCTGTCCCTCGCAGCGGTCAAACGCGCGGTCAACGAGCGGACCGCGTACGGCGACCAGGACGCGTTCCGCCAGCAGGATCAGCTCGTCGCACCGGTCCTCGCGTCCCACGACGCACAGGAAGGGGCCCACGCCTTCGCCGAAAGGCGCTCACCCCACTGGGAAGGCCGCTGACCGCAGTCCCCTTCCCCCGGTCTCGGTCCGCCACGACCAGGCCCCGGCAGATCGTACGGCGGTGCCCCGCCGGGCAACCCGTGTTCCCGGCGGGGCACTTGATCAGCGCGTAGATGACTGCGCAGGCGTGACGGCGGGCGTCCGCGGCGCCCGGACGCGGGCGCCGCCCGGGTCCGTCCACGCCCGCGTCCGGGCGTCCGTCAGCCCACTCCGGCGTTCAGGAAGATGCCGCCGTCGACCACGAGCGTCTGCCCGGTGATCCAGTCCGACTGCGCCGAGGTGAGGAACGCGGCGGCGCCCCCGATGTCGGAGGGCACGCCGAGCCGGCCCAGCGGGTAGGCCGCGGCCGCCTCCTCCTCACGGCCCTCGTACAGGGCCTGCGCGAACTTGGTCTTGACGACGGCGGGCGCGATCGCGTTGACCCGCACCTTGGGCGCGAACTCGTGCGCCAGCTGCACGGTCAGGTTGATCATCGCGGCCTTGCTCATGCCGTACGCGCCGATGAACGGCGAGGGGGAGATGCCCGCGACGGACGCGATGTTGACGATCGCGCCGCCGTTCTCGCTCTGCCAGGCCTTCCAGGTCAGCTGGGCGAAGCCGAGCGCCGAGACGACGTTCGTCTCGAAGACCTTGCGCGCCACGTTGAGGTCCAGGTCGGCCATGGGGCCGAACACCGGGTTCGTACCGGC
This window encodes:
- a CDS encoding SDR family oxidoreductase, whose product is MTALPELSGKVALVTGASRGIGYGVAEALIARGDRVCITGRNEDALKEAVETLGADRVIGVAGKAHDEAHQAVAVERTMEAFGRVDYLVNNAGTNPVFGPMADLDLNVARKVFETNVVSALGFAQLTWKAWQSENGGAIVNIASVAGISPSPFIGAYGMSKAAMINLTVQLAHEFAPKVRVNAIAPAVVKTKFAQALYEGREEEAAAAYPLGRLGVPSDIGGAAAFLTSAQSDWITGQTLVVDGGIFLNAGVG
- a CDS encoding 3-hydroxyacyl-CoA dehydrogenase, producing the protein MTDRRQKLFVLELSGDGRVFSVNPDGTDKRIVVSGCRFPDGVAVDAEAGHVYWTNMGSPPVDDGSIERVDLDGGNRTTIVPDGGTHTPKQLHLEAVGRKLYWGDREGMRVMRCDLDGSNLETLVQTGRTDSDRRDETRWCVGVAVDPDGGHLYWSQKGPSDAGLGKILRAGIDLPAGESPAGRSDIEVLLQGLPEPIDLQLDLTERTLYWTDRGDPPRGNSVNRTPVDPPGGQREPEILWTHLMEGIGIALDLDDGRMFVTDMAGTVYAADLDGSSRREILIAQGNLTGIAHAVLPAEEP
- a CDS encoding crotonase/enoyl-CoA hydratase family protein — protein: MNTEPPTDTPTGTPTVRTEEHGAVFVITIDRPRVRNAVDGATARALADAFDRLDARDDLLVGVLTGAGGTFSAGMDLKAYAAGDTPIIPGRGFAGLTRTPLRSPLIAAVEGWALGGGTEMALACDMIVAAQDATFGLTEVTVGLVPPEGGIVRLPERIPRNIAVEVLLTGDPLPAERAHQLGLVNHLTPSGEALAKAVEMAHRIARNAPLSLAAVKRAVNERTAYGDQDAFRQQDQLVAPVLASHDAQEGAHAFAERRSPHWEGR
- a CDS encoding 3-hydroxyacyl-CoA dehydrogenase NAD-binding domain-containing protein yields the protein MNAHGPVQRVAIVGTGTIGASWATHYLARGFDVTATDPAPAAEEALRAYVAEAWDAAATLGAEPGTSPDRLRFTSDMREAVADADFVQENAPERPELKVGLFADIDDATPPGAIIASSSSGITMSVIQAECRNPQRTLIGHPFNPPHIIPLVEVVGGAKTAPETVRDAMSFYTAIGKKPIHLKKELPGHVANRLQAALYREVVHMIDQGVLDVADSDDAVSWGPGLRWGVMGPNLLWHLGGGAGGIQHFMETLMPGMAGMWRELGDPELTPELKEKIVGGVLEEADGHSVDELAAQRDAMLLSLLAVRASGPPADTLGLGGQA